A stretch of Pseudomonas sp. CCC3.1 DNA encodes these proteins:
- a CDS encoding putative holin, translated as MTNELFSFATHWYLNAGLPIIEMIDRDAVFGASLGAWVATSARRTLKGWQHFGSFLLSACVGYLFTPVALPHLTGLSAGVTAFICALVVIPISNKLMIWVNTMDIVDVIRRLKGPK; from the coding sequence ATGACGAATGAACTCTTTAGTTTTGCTACTCATTGGTACCTCAACGCCGGGTTGCCCATCATCGAGATGATCGATCGTGATGCGGTCTTTGGGGCGTCTCTGGGGGCATGGGTTGCGACCAGCGCGCGCAGGACCCTCAAGGGCTGGCAACATTTTGGTTCGTTTCTCTTGAGTGCCTGCGTCGGGTATCTGTTCACACCGGTCGCCTTGCCACACCTGACAGGCTTGTCGGCTGGGGTCACTGCATTTATCTGTGCGCTAGTGGTTATTCCTATCAGTAATAAACTTATGATTTGGGTCAACACCATGGACATTGTCGATGTCATACGGCGGCTCAAAGGCCCCAAGTAA
- a CDS encoding helix-turn-helix domain-containing protein — MNSSKSIEILGRLKKITHVKTDSGLSEVLGVSPQTLSSWKGRGRIPYSVCMEVAQARGISLDWLFGGQGPMLLQAPQPLVESLGRLTEYEKKIVLMFRVLNRSDQRAVYKMMEEKQQLQRLNRKVKELSACLEVVMPRV, encoded by the coding sequence TTGAATAGCAGTAAATCAATTGAAATACTCGGGCGGTTGAAAAAAATAACCCACGTGAAAACGGACTCCGGACTTTCTGAGGTGCTGGGTGTCAGCCCGCAAACGCTCAGTAGCTGGAAGGGCAGAGGCCGTATTCCTTATTCGGTATGTATGGAGGTGGCGCAGGCGCGTGGTATCTCTCTTGATTGGTTGTTTGGCGGCCAAGGCCCGATGTTATTGCAGGCACCACAACCCCTGGTTGAATCACTTGGCAGGCTGACTGAGTATGAGAAAAAAATCGTGTTGATGTTTCGTGTGTTAAACCGTTCAGATCAGCGTGCCGTTTATAAAATGATGGAAGAGAAGCAACAGCTTCAGCGACTGAACAGAAAAGTTAAAGAGTTGTCAGCGTGTCTTGAAGTCGTCATGCCCCGTGTTTAG
- a CDS encoding ogr/Delta-like zinc finger family protein, which translates to MSTYKMVCPHCLSRMRIRTSEGRHIFLRVAYLQCTTEACGWSVRAEFEMTHELSPSGMPNPNVHLPGVNQELRQAALPTEKIVDESVRA; encoded by the coding sequence ATGAGCACTTATAAAATGGTTTGTCCGCATTGTTTAAGCAGAATGCGTATTCGCACCAGCGAAGGTCGACATATCTTCTTACGCGTAGCTTATTTGCAATGCACAACTGAAGCTTGCGGCTGGTCGGTCAGGGCCGAATTTGAAATGACCCATGAATTGTCTCCCAGTGGCATGCCGAACCCGAATGTTCATCTTCCAGGCGTCAACCAAGAGTTGCGCCAAGCGGCGCTGCCTACCGAGAAAATTGTTGATGAGAGCGTACGAGCATGA
- the ung gene encoding uracil-DNA glycosylase, whose product MTSDDRIKLEAVWKQALREEFDEPYMSELREFLRLEHAAGKEIYPPGPLIFNALNSTPLDKIKVVILGQDPYHGPGQAHGLCFSVQPGIAVPPSLANIYKELKRDLNIDVAPHGCLQHWADQGVLLLNTTMTVERGIAASHAKKGWERFTDRIIQVVSEEQPKLVFLLWGAHAQSKQKLIDATKHLVLTSVHPSPLSAYRGFIGNGHFSRTNKFLEQNGLSPVDWALPPI is encoded by the coding sequence ATGACGTCGGATGATCGTATAAAACTTGAAGCTGTCTGGAAGCAGGCTTTGCGTGAGGAGTTCGATGAGCCCTACATGAGCGAGCTGCGTGAATTCTTGCGGCTTGAGCACGCGGCCGGGAAAGAAATTTACCCGCCGGGTCCGCTTATTTTCAATGCGTTGAACTCCACCCCGCTGGATAAAATCAAAGTGGTGATTCTTGGGCAAGACCCCTACCACGGGCCGGGTCAGGCACATGGCTTGTGCTTTTCAGTGCAACCGGGCATCGCTGTGCCGCCCTCACTGGCCAACATCTATAAAGAACTCAAACGCGATTTGAATATTGATGTCGCCCCGCATGGCTGCTTGCAGCATTGGGCGGATCAAGGGGTTCTGCTGCTCAATACGACCATGACTGTGGAGCGGGGGATTGCCGCTTCCCATGCAAAGAAAGGCTGGGAACGTTTCACTGATCGCATTATTCAAGTGGTGAGTGAGGAGCAGCCCAAGCTGGTCTTTTTGTTATGGGGGGCTCATGCGCAGAGCAAGCAAAAGCTGATTGATGCAACCAAGCATCTGGTGCTGACGTCGGTACATCCTTCGCCGTTGTCTGCGTACCGCGGCTTTATCGGCAATGGGCACTTTAGCCGAACCAACAAGTTTCTTGAGCAGAATGGCTTATCGCCTGTCGACTGGGCGTTACCGCCGATTTAA
- a CDS encoding cysteine-rich CWC family protein yields the protein MTAPNLCPACGARNDCSMASAETKDQPCWCYSVSIDPQILQALPLEQRNSACLCPRCADVLNPLPPAPTEQLT from the coding sequence ATGACTGCCCCCAACCTCTGCCCCGCCTGCGGTGCGCGCAATGACTGCTCAATGGCCAGCGCTGAAACCAAGGACCAACCCTGCTGGTGCTACAGCGTCAGCATTGACCCGCAGATCCTCCAGGCTTTGCCGCTCGAACAACGCAACAGTGCATGCCTCTGCCCGCGTTGCGCAGACGTGTTAAACCCATTGCCGCCAGCACCGACTGAACAGCTCACGTAA
- a CDS encoding pseudouridine synthase, producing MRVDRFLSNLPQFNRQQARLLLIEKRVRVDGQVVSDPHHDVREFSCVELDDQVLQAGKPARYLMLHKPPGCVSATQDPEHPTVLDLLNEADKHDLHIAGRLDFNTSGLMLITNDGHWSRHLTQPQTKLPKVYYVETEQPISGEYVAKFAEGVYFAYENLTTLPAKLELIGPCSARLSIVEGRYHQVKRMFGYFNNKVVRLHRESIGPLTLDSRLAPGEYRALTDQEKAAIF from the coding sequence ATGCGCGTAGACCGTTTTCTTAGCAACTTGCCCCAGTTCAACCGCCAGCAAGCCCGCCTGTTGCTCATAGAAAAACGAGTTCGGGTCGATGGTCAGGTTGTGTCTGACCCGCACCATGATGTCCGGGAATTCAGCTGTGTCGAGCTTGACGATCAGGTCTTGCAAGCCGGTAAACCTGCGCGCTATTTGATGCTGCACAAACCGCCTGGCTGCGTCAGCGCCACCCAAGACCCCGAACACCCGACGGTGCTTGATCTGCTGAACGAAGCGGACAAACACGACCTGCATATCGCTGGCCGACTGGACTTCAACACCAGCGGCCTGATGCTCATCACCAATGATGGCCACTGGTCACGCCATCTGACTCAACCGCAGACCAAATTGCCCAAGGTGTATTACGTCGAGACCGAGCAGCCCATCAGCGGCGAATATGTCGCCAAGTTCGCTGAGGGGGTGTATTTCGCCTATGAGAACCTGACCACATTGCCCGCCAAACTGGAGTTGATCGGCCCTTGCAGTGCGCGTTTGAGCATCGTGGAAGGCCGCTACCACCAGGTCAAACGCATGTTTGGCTACTTCAACAACAAAGTCGTGCGCTTGCACCGTGAAAGCATTGGCCCCTTGACCCTCGACAGCCGGCTTGCTCCAGGCGAGTACCGAGCACTCACCGATCAGGAAAAAGCTGCGATCTTTTAA
- a CDS encoding alpha/beta hydrolase: MKPEIAVLDIQGQYRIHTEFYHSDTAENTIILVNGSMATTASFAQTVKNLHPYLNVVLYDQPYAGKSKPHNRHQDMLTKELEAHVLLELAEHFDAQYLLSFSWGGTAALTALASAPRRIEKAVISSFSPLINAPMRNYLERGRRCLADCNRTQVGNLVNDTLGKHLPSLFKRFNFRHVSTLAEHEYAQMHFHIDQVLTGDQQCYLNATKSIEIPVLFINGAWDEYTAASDVVQFARPIRNSQFICLENTGHFLDMEHKQASHISKIALLNFLKPPAPLFSRAPKPMSLAL, from the coding sequence ATGAAGCCCGAAATCGCTGTGCTCGACATTCAAGGGCAATATCGGATTCATACCGAGTTCTATCACTCTGATACCGCAGAAAACACCATCATCCTGGTCAACGGCTCTATGGCTACCACAGCCTCGTTTGCCCAAACCGTGAAGAATCTGCACCCGTATCTGAACGTCGTGCTGTACGACCAGCCTTATGCTGGCAAGTCCAAACCGCACAATCGGCACCAAGACATGCTGACCAAAGAACTCGAAGCCCACGTGCTTCTGGAACTGGCCGAGCATTTTGATGCGCAGTACTTACTGTCATTTTCATGGGGGGGCACAGCTGCGCTGACCGCACTGGCGAGCGCACCACGACGCATCGAAAAAGCCGTTATCAGCTCCTTTTCGCCGCTCATCAACGCCCCCATGCGCAACTACCTAGAGCGCGGTCGCCGTTGCCTTGCAGACTGCAACCGCACGCAAGTCGGCAACCTGGTCAATGACACCTTGGGCAAACACTTACCCTCGCTGTTCAAGCGTTTCAACTTTCGGCACGTCAGCACCTTGGCCGAGCATGAATACGCTCAAATGCACTTTCATATCGATCAGGTACTGACGGGCGATCAGCAGTGCTACCTCAACGCCACGAAAAGCATTGAAATACCCGTGCTATTTATTAATGGCGCCTGGGATGAGTACACCGCAGCCAGCGACGTCGTGCAGTTTGCGCGCCCGATCCGCAACAGCCAGTTTATTTGTCTGGAAAACACCGGGCACTTTCTGGACATGGAACACAAGCAGGCCAGTCACATCAGCAAGATTGCCCTGCTGAACTTTTTAAAGCCGCCTGCGCCATTATTTTCCAGAGCGCCGAAACCCATGTCGCTTGCGCTGTGA
- a CDS encoding isopenicillin N synthase family oxygenase, which translates to MSTAIQELPIIDVASLFTKNGRGEVAEQISRACREQGFFYVIGHGVDPALVQRLETLSHEFFALDEATKLRWRMELGGRAWRGYFPLGGELTSNRPDWKEGLYLGTELDESAPEVVAKTPVHGANLFPDVVDFRETILAYMQAVTQLGHRLMEGVALSLGLDEHYFFDRYTADPLILFRLFNYPSQPVPEGLDVQWGVGEHTDYGLLTLLHQDSIGGLQVRTPQGWIDATPIPGAFLCNIGDMLDRMTGGLYRSTPHRVARNTSGSDRLSFPLFFDPNFRARVQPIGGLPVVEQQDDSAQRWDKANVHAFHGEYGDYLLNKVSKVFPQLRESLL; encoded by the coding sequence ATGAGCACTGCGATCCAGGAATTACCTATCATTGATGTGGCATCACTGTTTACCAAAAACGGACGTGGTGAAGTCGCTGAACAGATCAGCCGTGCGTGCCGCGAGCAGGGTTTTTTCTATGTCATCGGGCATGGGGTCGACCCTGCACTGGTGCAGCGGCTGGAAACCTTGAGCCATGAGTTTTTTGCTCTGGATGAGGCCACTAAATTGCGTTGGCGGATGGAGCTGGGTGGGCGCGCCTGGCGCGGTTACTTCCCGCTTGGCGGCGAGCTGACATCAAACCGGCCAGACTGGAAAGAAGGGTTGTACCTGGGGACTGAGCTGGATGAATCGGCACCCGAAGTCGTGGCCAAAACCCCGGTTCATGGCGCCAACCTGTTTCCTGATGTTGTCGACTTTCGCGAAACCATCCTGGCTTACATGCAGGCCGTCACTCAATTGGGGCATCGCTTGATGGAAGGCGTCGCCTTGAGCCTGGGGTTGGACGAGCATTATTTTTTTGATCGCTACACGGCCGACCCATTGATTCTGTTCCGCCTGTTCAACTACCCGTCGCAACCCGTTCCAGAGGGGCTGGATGTGCAATGGGGCGTGGGCGAACACACCGATTATGGGCTGTTGACCCTTCTTCATCAGGACAGCATCGGCGGCCTGCAAGTGCGCACTCCCCAAGGCTGGATCGATGCGACGCCCATCCCAGGCGCATTTTTGTGCAACATCGGCGATATGCTGGATCGCATGACAGGTGGCTTATATCGCTCGACGCCGCATCGTGTTGCACGCAACACCTCGGGCTCCGATCGGTTGTCGTTCCCGTTGTTCTTCGATCCCAACTTCCGTGCCCGCGTGCAACCGATTGGCGGCTTACCCGTGGTTGAGCAGCAGGACGACAGCGCCCAGCGCTGGGACAAGGCCAATGTGCATGCCTTCCACGGAGAGTATGGCGACTACTTGTTGAACAAGGTTTCAAAGGTCTTTCCACAACTGCGTGAGAGCTTGTTGTGA
- a CDS encoding amino acid ABC transporter ATP-binding protein → MIRLEQVNKWYGAYHALVDVDEHIAKGEVVVICGPSGSGKSTLIRTLNRLEPIKSGRILIDGQDIHAKGLDLNQFRSHIGFVFQQFNLFPHLTVLENCTLAPIRLRGLSVADARKEAMVLLDRVGLAHKADAFAANLSGGQQQRVAIARALAMRPPLMLFDEPTSALDPEMVGEVLLVMRDLARDGMTMVVVTHEMGFAREVADRVLFMDQGRVLERAPAEAFFQNPQHPRTQKFLADIRTPFSSAV, encoded by the coding sequence ATGATTCGGCTGGAGCAGGTTAATAAATGGTATGGCGCCTACCACGCGCTGGTGGATGTCGACGAGCACATTGCCAAGGGCGAAGTGGTGGTGATTTGCGGGCCGTCGGGTTCTGGCAAATCGACATTGATTCGCACGCTCAATCGCCTCGAACCGATCAAGTCCGGACGCATTCTGATTGATGGCCAAGACATTCATGCCAAGGGCCTGGACCTGAACCAGTTTCGCTCACATATCGGTTTTGTGTTCCAGCAGTTCAACCTGTTCCCGCACCTCACTGTGCTGGAAAACTGCACGCTGGCGCCGATTCGACTGCGCGGCCTGAGCGTTGCTGACGCTCGCAAAGAAGCCATGGTGTTGCTGGACCGTGTGGGGCTTGCGCACAAGGCGGATGCCTTCGCCGCCAATCTCTCGGGGGGGCAGCAGCAACGGGTGGCCATCGCGAGGGCGCTGGCGATGCGACCGCCACTGATGTTGTTTGATGAGCCGACCAGCGCACTGGACCCGGAGATGGTTGGGGAAGTGTTGTTGGTCATGCGCGATCTGGCTCGCGATGGCATGACGATGGTCGTGGTGACCCATGAAATGGGCTTTGCGCGCGAAGTCGCAGACCGGGTGTTGTTTATGGATCAGGGGCGGGTGCTAGAGCGAGCACCGGCCGAAGCGTTTTTCCAGAACCCGCAGCATCCGCGCACGCAGAAATTTTTAGCGGATATCCGCACACCTTTTTCTTCTGCTGTTTGA
- a CDS encoding amino acid ABC transporter permease: MTTVELIDSYWVYFLVGQYPNGPLGGLALTLILASSALVLAMPLGVLFGLARLSPWRWLRWPVTALVFVVRGTPLLMVIFWAYFFLPSLTGFKTDQFTTMLIALVIFDAAYLSEIVRAGVQGLDRGQVEASRSLGFGYWRTMRWVILPQALRTMLPSLVNQFVSTIKETSLGYIIGLSEISFIASQINTQVFTMPAQVYLILGLTYFVLCFGLSRFAFWLERRQTQRVSLTDHSKVA; the protein is encoded by the coding sequence ATGACCACAGTAGAGTTGATCGATTCGTACTGGGTGTATTTCCTGGTCGGTCAATACCCCAACGGACCACTCGGCGGGCTGGCACTGACCTTGATTCTGGCGTCTTCTGCGCTGGTGTTGGCGATGCCGCTGGGCGTGCTGTTCGGGTTGGCGCGACTCAGTCCGTGGCGCTGGCTGCGTTGGCCGGTCACGGCGCTGGTGTTTGTGGTGCGCGGCACCCCGTTATTGATGGTTATTTTTTGGGCGTATTTTTTTCTGCCCAGCCTCACCGGCTTCAAGACCGACCAATTCACCACCATGCTGATTGCGTTGGTGATCTTCGACGCGGCGTACCTGTCAGAGATCGTTCGCGCCGGGGTGCAGGGGCTTGATCGCGGGCAGGTGGAAGCCTCGCGCTCGCTGGGCTTTGGTTATTGGCGCACGATGCGCTGGGTCATCCTGCCTCAGGCGCTGCGCACAATGCTGCCGTCGCTGGTCAACCAGTTTGTGTCGACCATCAAGGAGACCTCGTTGGGCTACATCATTGGCCTATCGGAAATTTCCTTTATCGCTTCGCAGATCAACACTCAGGTGTTCACCATGCCCGCTCAGGTCTACCTGATTCTGGGGCTCACGTATTTTGTGTTGTGCTTTGGCTTGTCGCGTTTCGCCTTTTGGCTGGAGCGGCGGCAGACGCAACGTGTTTCCTTAACTGACCACAGCAAGGTTGCCTGA
- a CDS encoding amino acid ABC transporter permease — protein MLDFDYSLLLSGQYHDMLLSGLMLSIKLACVTLLCALPLALLVALLRLSPVRALQWLGFAYVESIRNIPLLAHMLFWYFAAPEFLPESFREWLYAGNIEAISAIVALTLYTAAFMSEDIRSGIRAIPIVQLEAGRALGFGYLASMRLVVLPQALRVTIAPLISQTLNLWKNTSIATVVGVAELMYQAGQVETATFRSLESFAFATTAYLSVSLLITGAAAWYQHRYVQAKSR, from the coding sequence ATGCTGGATTTTGATTATTCGTTACTCCTGAGCGGTCAATACCACGACATGCTGCTCAGTGGCTTGATGCTGTCCATCAAGCTCGCCTGTGTCACGTTACTGTGCGCACTGCCGCTGGCGCTGTTGGTTGCCTTGCTGCGCCTGTCACCTGTGCGTGCGTTGCAATGGCTGGGTTTTGCCTACGTCGAGTCGATTCGAAATATTCCGCTGCTGGCGCACATGTTGTTCTGGTATTTCGCGGCGCCCGAGTTTTTGCCTGAGTCCTTTCGCGAGTGGCTCTACGCCGGCAACATTGAGGCTATCAGCGCCATCGTCGCGTTGACGCTGTACACCGCAGCCTTTATGAGCGAAGACATTCGCAGTGGTATCCGCGCGATCCCCATCGTGCAATTGGAAGCTGGGCGAGCCCTGGGGTTTGGTTACCTTGCGAGCATGCGTCTGGTGGTCTTGCCGCAAGCCTTGCGGGTGACCATTGCGCCGCTGATCTCGCAAACCCTCAATCTGTGGAAAAACACCAGTATCGCCACCGTGGTCGGTGTGGCCGAGTTGATGTATCAGGCCGGTCAGGTTGAAACCGCAACATTTCGCAGCCTTGAATCCTTTGCCTTTGCCACAACGGCTTACCTCAGCGTGTCGCTGCTGATCACCGGCGCTGCGGCGTGGTACCAACACCGCTACGTGCAGGCGAAATCACGATGA
- a CDS encoding transporter substrate-binding domain-containing protein, with protein MRISLLSSAVAAALFLVSAGAFADVAAIKNKGEIVIGTLGTDEPNSFVDPKTRQIIGYEIDLGNEIAKDLGVKPVYKQIAVAARIPELQQGRVDLLAASLTHNKEREALVDFSYSVLITGQKAMVKKSSGVTALDQLAGEKILTVKGGTQEPNILKALPTAKVVTFDTSQQALLALQQGKGKAFVDDESALTNDYAKIGAAAKGYAILPENLSIEALALALPKDSGDLKVAVDKTLARLESSGEAEKLYLKWYGPGTKSNQAERHFKIDSDQVE; from the coding sequence ATGAGAATTAGCCTTCTGAGTTCAGCCGTTGCTGCCGCACTTTTTCTGGTGAGCGCAGGCGCTTTCGCCGATGTAGCTGCCATCAAAAACAAGGGCGAGATCGTTATTGGTACCTTGGGTACTGATGAGCCCAACAGTTTCGTTGACCCCAAGACCCGTCAGATCATCGGTTATGAGATCGATCTGGGAAATGAAATTGCCAAGGACCTGGGGGTCAAGCCGGTCTACAAACAGATTGCCGTAGCGGCGCGCATTCCTGAGTTGCAGCAGGGGCGAGTCGATCTGCTGGCCGCTTCGCTGACGCACAACAAAGAGCGTGAGGCGTTGGTCGATTTCTCGTATTCAGTGTTGATTACTGGGCAAAAAGCCATGGTGAAGAAGTCCAGCGGCGTTACCGCGCTTGATCAACTGGCCGGGGAGAAAATTCTGACCGTGAAAGGTGGCACTCAGGAACCCAACATCCTAAAGGCACTGCCTACCGCTAAAGTCGTGACGTTTGACACCTCGCAACAAGCGCTGCTGGCCTTGCAACAAGGCAAAGGCAAGGCCTTTGTCGATGATGAGTCGGCTCTGACTAACGATTACGCGAAGATCGGCGCAGCCGCCAAGGGCTACGCAATCCTCCCTGAAAACCTCAGCATCGAAGCACTGGCGCTGGCGTTGCCCAAAGACAGTGGCGACTTGAAAGTGGCCGTCGACAAAACGCTCGCACGTCTTGAAAGCTCGGGTGAGGCCGAGAAGTTGTACCTGAAATGGTACGGCCCTGGCACCAAATCGAACCAGGCCGAGCGCCATTTCAAGATCGACTCCGATCAGGTTGAGTAA
- a CDS encoding metal ABC transporter substrate-binding protein, with protein MKPLTLLAAVFALSSIAGLAQAKPIEAVASFTVIADMVHNVGGDHVHVTSLIGPNGDPHAYEPTPNDAQALKRADIVFVSGLHLEGWLDRLIKASGYKDQPVVLSNGIKTRSMEEDGKQITDPHAWNSAANGVVYVRNIISALQKADPANARDYQAKGEQYIKQLEQLDAYARAQVQSIPSDKRKVLTSHDAFGYFGDAYGVTFLSPLGLSTETEASASDVAKLIKQIKQEHVSTYFFENSSDPRLVKQIANASGAQPGGELYVESLSPTDGPAPTYAQMFRYNVDKLTAAMKGN; from the coding sequence ATGAAGCCGTTAACACTGCTGGCTGCTGTTTTCGCATTGTCGAGTATTGCCGGTCTTGCTCAGGCCAAACCCATCGAAGCGGTAGCGTCGTTCACCGTCATCGCCGACATGGTGCATAACGTGGGCGGTGACCATGTGCACGTGACCTCACTGATTGGCCCCAATGGCGACCCGCATGCCTACGAGCCGACGCCCAACGATGCGCAAGCCTTGAAGCGCGCCGACATCGTTTTTGTCAGCGGCTTGCACCTTGAAGGGTGGCTCGATCGCCTGATCAAGGCCTCGGGCTACAAAGACCAGCCGGTGGTGCTGTCCAATGGCATCAAGACCCGCAGCATGGAGGAAGACGGCAAGCAGATCACCGACCCGCACGCCTGGAACAGTGCGGCGAATGGCGTAGTCTATGTGCGCAATATCATCAGTGCCTTGCAAAAAGCCGACCCGGCCAATGCCCGCGATTATCAAGCCAAGGGCGAGCAGTACATCAAGCAACTGGAACAACTGGATGCTTATGCTCGCGCGCAGGTCCAGTCAATCCCCAGTGACAAACGCAAGGTCCTGACCTCGCACGATGCGTTTGGTTACTTCGGCGATGCCTATGGCGTGACGTTCCTGTCGCCGTTGGGCTTGTCGACAGAAACTGAAGCATCGGCTTCGGACGTGGCCAAGTTGATCAAACAAATCAAGCAAGAACACGTCAGCACCTACTTCTTCGAAAATTCCAGCGACCCGCGGCTGGTCAAGCAAATCGCTAATGCCAGCGGCGCGCAACCGGGTGGCGAGCTTTACGTTGAATCGCTGTCACCCACCGATGGCCCGGCACCCACCTACGCGCAGATGTTTCGCTACAACGTCGATAAGCTGACGGCGGCCATGAAAGGCAATTAA
- a CDS encoding metal ABC transporter permease, producing the protein MMIYQMVIQPFVEFGFMRRALIACLALGIGSGPVGVLLMLRRMSLVGDAMSHAVLPGAAVGFLFAGLSLPAMGFGGLIAGLLVALLSGLVSRFTTLREDASFASFYLTSLAAGVLIVSLHGSSVDLLHVLFGTILAIDNPAIFMVGGIASFTLIVLALIYRPLVLECFDPGFLRAVGGSGSLYHVLFLLLVVLNLVAGFQALGTLMAVGMMIIPATVSRFWATSLSALMIISTLVATLSGFIGLIVSFHAGVASGPAIVLTASAFYVFSLLFGRSGIVRRLFPKAHLAH; encoded by the coding sequence ATGATGATTTATCAGATGGTGATTCAGCCTTTTGTCGAGTTTGGTTTTATGCGCCGAGCCCTGATTGCCTGCCTGGCGCTCGGTATCGGTTCTGGCCCGGTGGGTGTGTTGCTGATGTTACGCCGCATGAGTCTGGTCGGAGATGCCATGAGCCATGCGGTGTTGCCGGGAGCGGCGGTGGGTTTTCTGTTTGCAGGTCTGTCATTGCCTGCGATGGGGTTTGGTGGATTGATCGCAGGCCTCTTGGTGGCGTTGCTGTCAGGGCTGGTCAGCCGATTCACGACCCTGCGTGAAGACGCCAGTTTCGCGAGTTTTTATCTGACGTCTCTGGCGGCAGGCGTACTGATTGTCTCGTTGCATGGTTCCAGCGTGGACCTGCTGCATGTGCTGTTCGGCACGATTTTGGCCATCGATAACCCGGCCATTTTCATGGTCGGTGGCATCGCCTCATTTACCTTGATCGTGCTCGCACTGATTTATCGACCGCTGGTGCTGGAGTGTTTTGATCCAGGGTTTCTGCGTGCAGTCGGCGGCAGCGGATCGCTGTATCACGTGCTGTTTCTGTTGCTGGTGGTGCTCAACCTGGTGGCGGGCTTCCAGGCACTTGGCACATTGATGGCTGTGGGCATGATGATAATTCCGGCGACCGTCTCGCGGTTCTGGGCCACGTCCTTGAGCGCGCTAATGATCATCTCGACGCTGGTTGCCACCTTGTCAGGCTTTATTGGCTTGATCGTTTCCTTTCATGCCGGTGTCGCGTCCGGCCCCGCGATTGTGCTGACCGCCAGCGCCTTTTATGTCTTTTCGCTGCTATTCGGGCGCAGCGGCATTGTGCGCCGCCTGTTCCCGAAAGCGCATCTCGCCCACTGA
- the aztA gene encoding zinc ABC transporter ATP-binding protein AztA, with product MSAVSISLDDLTVTYERRPAVHHISGCFEAGSLTAIVGPNGAGKSTLIKAIAGTLKPAAGHVDRGSLALRNVGYLPQAAEIDRSFPLNVADTVIMGAWRSIGAFRGVSREQARQAQEALLAVGLEGFESRSVGSLSSGQFQRVLFARLLMQNASVILLDEPFTAIDARTTQDLLKLIRDWHGQGRTVIAVLHDIDQVRKHFPTTLLMAREAIAWGDTETVLHADNLRRARNMAEYWSDDATPCAMNEEPLS from the coding sequence ATGAGTGCTGTCAGCATTAGCCTTGATGACCTTACCGTCACGTACGAACGCCGCCCTGCGGTACACCACATCAGCGGGTGTTTTGAGGCCGGCAGCCTCACGGCGATTGTTGGCCCCAATGGCGCCGGCAAGTCGACGCTGATCAAAGCCATTGCCGGTACGTTAAAACCTGCCGCCGGGCACGTCGATCGCGGCAGTCTTGCGCTGCGCAATGTCGGTTATCTGCCGCAAGCGGCCGAGATCGACCGCAGCTTTCCGTTAAACGTTGCAGACACGGTGATCATGGGCGCGTGGCGCAGCATCGGCGCTTTTCGCGGTGTCAGTCGCGAGCAGGCCCGGCAGGCGCAAGAAGCATTGCTGGCGGTAGGGCTGGAAGGGTTTGAAAGCCGCAGTGTCGGGTCGCTTTCATCAGGTCAATTCCAGCGGGTGCTGTTCGCACGCTTATTGATGCAGAACGCGTCGGTCATTCTCTTGGACGAGCCCTTCACGGCCATTGACGCCCGCACCACGCAAGATCTGCTGAAGCTGATCCGCGACTGGCATGGTCAGGGCCGCACCGTGATCGCGGTTTTGCACGACATAGACCAGGTTCGCAAACACTTCCCCACTACGTTGCTGATGGCGCGCGAAGCAATTGCCTGGGGCGACACCGAAACCGTGTTGCACGCCGACAATTTGCGTCGGGCGCGCAACATGGCGGAGTACTGGAGTGATGACGCAACACCCTGCGCGATGAATGAGGAGCCGCTGTCATGA